Within Triticum dicoccoides isolate Atlit2015 ecotype Zavitan chromosome 1B, WEW_v2.0, whole genome shotgun sequence, the genomic segment GTTTCCTCTTGCGTTTCCCATCATTCtccttcccatcattctccttcccatcattctccttcccatcattctccttCTCATCAGTCTCCTTCCCATCACTCTTCTGAGTGCCACTTTCTATCGCATTTTTAATACGGGTGTTCAGACTATCCATACTAAACTCCTCAGATTTATCGGCGCTAGACCCGTCTGACACTTCATTCATATTCTTGGGGGTTGAAGTAAAAGGTGGAAATCCATTCGTGGCTACCGTCTCAAGAGATGGGTCGGGTGAATTACCGTTGTCATAAATAACGAAGGGGTCGCCTTCATCTCCTGTACCAGGtgtgttgtgatgcacacctttaTCATGCGCCAATTTCTTCCCGTTCCCGGTGGTGAAGGATGCATCCACCCTGTTGTCCATGTCTTCTTTTGCGGGAGTTGATTTTACATCTGTCCAATATTTTGATTTATATTTTGATGGACCATACTTCCCCATCCACGCTTCACTACGCTCCACAAACTCAATGTCATCACGAAACCCCCTGAAGGCAAGACCTTCCTTCTCTAGCTTCTGCACTACAATCTGCAATGACACATCGAAATTATTTATTACATGCATAAATTATCAATAATCCCATGCAAACTGAAATACACATCAGTATTTACCTCAGCACATTTTTCAGGGAGCAGTCTAATTTCTTTTTGCATATCTTTGATGCATTTCATCACTTGATCTAATGTAGTATTCCTGCTGAAAGAAGCCTCGTCTCTATTATCTTTCATTCTTTGGGCACGATCTGTTCCATCTTCCTGCTCTAATTCTTCCTCTGCCTTTCTTCCTTGCTGAGCAATTAATGTCTGTCTGTACTTCTCACTTATCACGTCATCAATCTGTTACATATTAAATCAATATAAATTTCTCAACACATAAATAGCAACATAATTGCATGCAGTTGGAACCATTAAAACTTACCGTCCCATTACCACGGCCGTATGCCGTGTCGTACGCGTCACGCTTCATAGCCTCATCTTCTGACCAATTGACCATCAACGGATACTCATGAGCTAGTGGATCAAATGCCTCTTCATCCAGTGGCTGCACTTTCTCCCAAAACATGTATTGCACAAACATGAAGTATATCAGCAAATTCTTTTCACAAACTTTAGTTTCAAATAAACAAATATAACATAAGGTTTACCTGTATGAGGGCAAGGTTTCCGATCGGCCAAGTAAATTTTTCAAGATCTGACAAGGTCTTTGTGATGCCTTCCACGCAAACGCGTAAAGTAAATGCGTTCCAATTATATGATTTGATGGCCTCCACATCGTGCACTAACTTGTAGTAAGCATTAGGAACTTCTCTGGTGGACTGCGGTGCAAGAACCGTGCCCAGAAGAACCAGAACAATTCTACGGAGGAAATCATCATCGTACGTGCCACTGGCAACGATGTTGTCAATCAGATCGTCTATCATCATTTGCCCCATTTTCGAATCTACAAAACGACTAGGCACCTTCACCTTCGCCTTTAACCCCCNNNNNNNNNNNNNNNNNNNNNNNNNNNNNNNNNNNNNNNNNNNNNNNNNNNNNNNNNNNNNNNNNNNNNNNNNNNNNNNNNNNNNNNNNNNNNNNNNNNNNNNNNNNNNNNNNNNNNNNNNNNNNNNNNNNNNNNNNNNNNNNNNNNNNNNNNNNNNNNNNNNNNNNNNNNNNNNNNNNNNNNNNNNNNNNNNNNNNNNNNNNNNNNNNNNNNNNNNNNNNNNNNNNNNNNNNNNNNNNNNNNNNNNNNNNNNNNNNNNNNNNNNNNNNNNNNNNNNNNNNNNNNNNNNNNNNNNNNNNNNNNNNNNNNNNNNNNNNNNNNNNNNNNNNNNNNNNNNNNNNNNNNNNNNNNNNNNNNNNNNNNNNNNNNNNNNNNNNNNNNNNNNNNNNNNNNNNNNNNNNNNNNNNNNNNNNNNNNNNNNNNNNNNNNNNNNNNNNNNNNNNNNNNNNNNNNNNNNNNNNNNNNNNNNNNNNNNNNNNNNNNNNNNNNNNNNNNNNNNNNNNNNNNNNNNNNNNNNNNNNNNNNNNNNNNNNNNNNNNNNNNNNNNNNNNNNNNNNNNNNNNNNNNNNNNNNNNNNNNNNNNNNNNNNNNNNNNNNNNNNNNNNNNNNNNNNNNNNNNNNNNNNNNNNNNNNNNNNNNNNNNNNNNNNNNNNNNNNNNNNNNNNNNNNNNNNNNNNNNNNNNNNNNNNNNNNNNNNNNNNNNNNNNNNNNNNNNNNNNNNNNNNNNNNNNNNNNNNNNNNNNNNNNNNNNNNNNNNNNNNNNNNNNNNNNNNNNNNNNNNNNNNNNNNNNNNNNNNNNNNNNNNNNNNNNNNNNNNNNNNNNNNNNNNNNNNNNNNNNNNNNNNNNNNNNNNNNNNNNNNNNNNNNNNNNNNNNNNNNNNNNNNNNNNNNNNNNNNNNNNNNNNNNNNNNNNNNNNNNNNNNNNNNNNNNNNNNNNNNNNNNNNNNNNNNNNNNNNNNNNNNNNNNNNNNNNNNNNNNNNNNNNNNNNNNNNNNNNNNNNNNNNNNNNNNNNNNNNNNNNNNNNNNNNNNNNNNNNNNNNNNNNNNNNNNNNNNNNNNNNNNNNNNNNNNNNNNNNNNNNNNNNNNNNNNNNNNNNNNNNNNNNNNNNNNNNNNNNNNNNNNNNNNNNNNNNNNNNNNNNNNNNNNNNNNNNNNNNNNNNNNNNNNNNNNNNNNNNNNNNNNNNNNNNNNNNNNNNNNNNNNNNNNNNNNNNNNNNNNNNNNNNNNNNNNNNNNNNNNNNNNNNNNNNNNNNNNNNNNNNNNNNNNNNNNNNNNNNNNNNNNNNNNNNNNNNNNNNNNNNNNNNNNNNNNNNNNNNNNNNNNNNNNGCGTCGGGGGCGTAGGgggcgtcggcgtcgggggcgtaggggGCGTCGGCGTGAAGGCGCGTCGGTGGCAGATGGCGTCGGGgccgtcggcgtcgggggcgtcggTGGCGGCGTCAGCCGCAGATGGCGTCGGGGGCGGCGGGCGCAGGCAGCTAGGGTTAGGCGGCGACTAGTGGCGATCGTTGAGGCGGCGTGGACTCGCGATCGTGGACACGGCGTGGCTTTGACCCCCGATCGAGGCGAGGTCCACTAGGGCTTTGACCTCCTCGGATCGGCTGGAGTCGGCTATAGCCGGGACACCTTCGAGGGCCCGCGTCTCCTGTGTCTCTACTGCCGTCCGCAATGATTAGGCCGGGCCCCAGACGACACGGCGATTCGCGTCGGCGTGCTGCACTtcatatttagtcccacctcggccgtCGAAGGATGTCCCGACCAGTTTATATAGCCGTCTCCGGTAGTCCATGCATGGTCATATATTATATTATGATATGGCTCTACATAACTGCCAGGTAGTACACTGTCTCGCAGTGAACTGCCGCGCAGTTAGGTAAAGTCACATCACAATATTAAatatgatttattttatttttttaaatacaaacagaaaacaattttttttaaaatatggtTCCCAAATAATTTATTTTTTGTACTCCGTCAAACCTCGCGACACTTTTTCCACAAGTTGCCATCACCATCCACAGCACCCACGCCAACTCGTGTATTTTTCCGACGCTCcacgcattttctagggttttccagGTCCAAAATCGCAAAaacactgcccggacgtgacgcaacgtccgttttgtgtccgctttcgttCCAACCTTGCGTGGGGGCCTACGTTGGCCGTGCCCACACGTACGCACACTTtggtgcagttgcatgcatgcgatcacgtaaCCCTAGTGCAACCAGCTACTTGTCGGTCTGCCGGGGAGGGGGTTCCCAACTANNNNNNNNNNNNNNNNNNNNNNNNNNNNNNNNNNNNNNNNNNNNNNNNNNNNNNNNNNNNNNNNNNNNNNNNNNNNNNNNNNNNNNNNNNNNNNNNNNNNNNNNNNNNNNNNNNNNNNNNNNNNNNNNNNNNNNNNNNNNNNNNNNNNNNNNNNNNNNNNNNNNNNNNNNNNNNNNNNNNNNNNNNNNNNNNNNNNNNNNNNNNNNNNNNNNNNNNNNNNNNNNNNNNNNNNNNNNNNNNNNNNNNNNNNNNNNNNNNNNNNNNNNNNNNNNNNNNNNNNNNNNNNNNNNNNNNNNNNNNNNNNNNNNNNNNNNNNNNNNNNNNNNNNNNNNNNNNNNNNNNNNNNNNNNNNNNNNNNNNNNNNNNNNNNNNNNNNNNNNNNNNNNNNNNNNNNNNNNNNNNNNNNNNNNNNNNNNNNNNNNNNNNNNNNNNNNNNNNNNNNNNNNNNNNNNNNNNNNNNNNNNNNNNNNNNNNNNNNNNNNNNNNNNNNNNNNNNNNNNNNNNNNNNNNNNNNNNNNNNNNNNNNNNNNNNNNNNNNNNNNNNNNNNNNNNNNNNNNNNNNNNNNNNNNNNNNNNNNNNNNNNNNNNNNNNNNNNNNNNNNNNNNNNNNNNNNNNNNNNNNNNNNNNNNNNNNNNNNNNNNNNNNNNNNNNNNNNNNNNNNNNNNNNNNNNNNNNNNNNNNNNNNNNNNNNNNNNNNNNNNNNNNNNNNNNNNNNNNNNNNNNNNNNNNNNNNNNNNNNNNNNNNNNNNNNNNNNNNNNNNNNNNNNNNNNNNNNNNNNNNNNNNNNNNNNNNNNNNNNNNNNNNNNNNNNNNNNNNNNNNNNNNNNNNNNNNNNNNNNNNNNNNNNNNNNNNNNNNNNNNNNNNNNNNNNNNNNNNNNNNNNNNNNNNNNNNNNNNNNNNNNNNNNNNNNNNNNNNNNNNNNNNNNNNNNNNNNNNNNNNNNNNNNNNNNNNNNNNNNNNNNNNNNNNNNNNNNNNNNNNNNNNNNNNNNNNNNNNNNNNNNNNNNNNNNNNNNNNNNNNNNNNNNNNNNNNNNNNNNNNNNNNNNNNNNNNNNNNNNNNNNNNNNNNNNNNNNNNNNNNNNNNNNNNNNNNNNNNNNNNNNNNNNNNNNNNNNNNNNNNNNNNNNNNNNNNNNNNNNNNNNNNNNNNNNNNNNNNNNNNNNNNNNNNNNNNNNNNNNNNNNNNNNNNNNNNNNNNNNNNNNNNNNNNNNNNNNNNNNNNNNNNNNNNNNNNNNNNNNNNNNNNNNNNNNNNNNNNNNNNNNNNNNNNNNNNNNNNNNNNNNNNNNNNNNNNNNNNNNNNNNNNNNNNNNNNNNNNNNNNNNNNNNNNNNNNNNNNNNNNNNNNNNNNNNNNNNNNNNNNNNNNNNNNNNNNNNNNNNNNNNNNNNNNNNNNNNNNNNNNNNNNNNNNNNNNNNNNNNNNNNNNNNNNNNNNNNNNNNNNNNNNNNNNNNNNNNNNNNNNNNNNNNNNNNNNNNNNNNNNNNNNNNNNNNNNNNNNNNNNNNNNNNNNNNNNNNNNNNNNNNNNNNNNNNNNNNNNNNNNNNNNNNNNNNNNNNNNNNNNNNNNNNNNNNNNNNNNNNNNNNNNNNNNNNNNNNNNNNNNNNNNNNNNNNNNNNNNNNNNNNNNNNNNNNNNNNNNNNNNNNNNNNNNNNNNNNNNNNNNNNNNNNNNNNNNNNNNNTTCCCAACTCCGGTTTTTTTCTACTCCGTCAAACCTCGCGACACTTTTTCCACAAGTTGCCATCACCATCCACAGCACCCACGCCAACTCCCGTATTTTTCTGACGCTCcacgcattttctagggttttccagGTCCAAAATCGCAAAaacactgcccggacgtgacgcaacgtccgttttgtgtccgttttCGTTCCAACCTTGCGTGGGGGCCTACGTTGGCCGTGCCCACACGTACGCACGCTTtggtgcagttgcatgcatgcgatcacgtagcCCCAGTGCAACCAGCTACTTGTCGGTCTGCCGGGGAGGGGGTTCCCAACTACGTAGccccagttgcatgcatgcgtattTTTTCGACGCTCCACGCATTTTCTGGGGTTTTTAAGGAAAAAGTACCCTACACCGATGTCCGAACGTGACGCGACGTGTCTTTCCTCTCTGTTTTTGTCCATATCGTGCGTGTAGGACGTACTCTCATACTAAGCGTTTTTAGCAAGTATTTATGTACAAACGCATCATCAAATCAAAACTCTCGAATGAAATGGACAAAATTAAATTCACTCAAATTTCATTCAACATAGATAAAATATTTTACATACTCGGGCTAACTCAACGATTAAAAGTTCACCACATAAAGTCTACTTCTTAGGCTTACAACGACATAACCAAATTaaataaaaaacacaaaaaaactacTCGTCGTCGCTATTGACGAGGTCAATGACGGCCGGGCCGTCGCCGCCGTCATCGTCGCTGCTGGACCGGTTCGCGAGGTCGTCCCAGTCTATCGGATCGTCGTCGgaatcctcctcctccgccgccgccggcgctagctgccactcctgctgccactccggcggcacctgctgccactccggcgccaccatcgccgcctgctgcgccgccatcgccgcctgctGCGCCGCCTCGGCCGCCTGGATTGCGTCCGCAATCTCGGCGGCCtccatcgcctccgccgccgccgctgcagcctCCGACGCCTGTAGGGCGACGTGGTACCCCGGCGTGTCATCCGGATCACCGTCCTCGCGGAGGATGACCTGCTCCGGCGGCAACTCGATACCCGGCGGCAAgggaggggcggccggcgcggGCGCCCGTGCCGGGTACACACCGTGGCCGCCGCCACGTCTGCGGCGATATTGCGGTGGAGGCGGTGCGCGAAGACGGCCGCTGCGGCCCGTCAGATCGGGGGTCTCGCCGGCCGCGGCAAGGCGGAAGGCCGCCATCACCTCCCAATAGTCCTTCCCGCGCCAAAACCTCTTTCGGCCTTCGATGTTGTGCCGGCCGCCGCTGTGGTTGCGGAGCTCCTCCTCCGTCGCGCCGGGACCCAACATCGCAAAGCCCTCCGCGTCGATCTTCCAGTTGCGCGGTAGACGGCAGCCCGGCGGCACGGGGAGGCAGTAGTGGTGGAGCTCCTCCGTCTCCGGCCCTCCGATGCTCGTCGGCCATGCGCCGGGGGCGTCGTCGGCGGCGCCGCCACcggtgctgctgctgccgccgaagAAAGCCATCGGGTGCGGGAGGTGGCGTGGAGGTGGAGGGTGCGGGAGGTGCGGGAGGTGGCGGAAGAAAGCCATCGGGCCGGTGCCGTTTTATagcggggggagggagggaggcgggcAGGCGGCGCCGTGGTTATTAACGCCGGCGCGTTAATGCGCNNNNNNNNNNNNNNNNNNNNNNNNNNNNNNNNNNNNNNNNNNNNNNNNNNNNNNNNNNNNNNNNNNNNNNNNNNNNNNNNNNNNNNNNNNNNNNNNNNNNNNNNNNNNNNNNNNNNNNNNNNNNNNNNNNNNNNNNNNNNNNNNNNNNNNNNNNNNNNNNNNNNNNNNNNNNNNNNNNNNNNNNNNNNNNNNNNNNNNNNNNNNNNNNNNNNNNNNNNNNNNNNNNNNNNNNNNNNNNNNNNNNNNNNNNNNNNNNNNNNNNNNNNNNNNCAGGCGGCGCGGCAGGCGAGgaggcggcagcggtggcggccgGCAGGCGCGGCACGCAAGGAGGCACGCGCGTCGAACCGCCTGCGTGCATGCGCGCCTCGGGCGCCGTGATTGGCGGCCGACACGCCACACGACGGGTGTGGGATTGCGTGGGGCCGGCGGGCGTGGGGGTGGAGCCGGCGCGGCGCCACCGACAACGCGTTGACTGCGAGCGGCCGCTTTAATTTTTTCCCTCCCGGGCGGGCGTCCGGCCTGTATTCATATACGTATATCTCCGTCTGTTTTTTTTTGCGGGCGGGCGGGCCGGCGGGGCAATCTTATGGCCATCCTACCCTTTGTTATGAAGGGGTATTGGGCAATCTCAGCCCTCCTTGTGTTTACAGGGGGTCTACCGAAGCGGATTTGTTAGAGAAAATTCCTGAGACTGCGAAATGCCAAAAACCATAGGGAGGTAAAGAACAAGAAAGGAGCAGTCGTGGGAAGCGAAGGGGACTGATGGATTCTCCAAAGGGACTCCTCGGCCGCCTGCGCTGCGCCTTCTCTCTACTCGTCGGTTACTACTAAAAGAAGGGAGAGGAAACGAACATATAGAGGATTTACTCGAGTGGAACCAAGCGTGGCATTAAACATTTTTTTCTCTATGCAGTGCTGATGTGGCTCACTTGCTTATGTGGATAggttgcatgtcaagagaaataagatagtggggatgaactatttagataTTATAGATGAACAAGAAACAATAACTGGACAGAAacaaagaagaaggaaaaaaacaaaaacagggCAAAAAAACTTAAACAATGACATATCTCTCCATTCTCGTTCTCCAGAACCCCTGGAGGAGCTCTTGCCGAAGAGGAATGGGTAATGGGCGAAATGAATGCGAGGTACAAAAACTACTCTGAGAGAGACAAACGGCCCGCCAGCCCAACTATCGTGACAAACACCCCGGCCCGCTACTAGCATCAACTTGAAAACGGGCTGCGCGACACACAACACCCGTGAGAGAATGCACCAATGGGACAAAAATAGGTTTGCACGAATCTTAAAGACAGACAAGATCCAATGGCTCTGGACTTAGATGTGAAGTagttatttcacatctagatgtgaaatagcaaatcTGATATAATGACTGTAATGTTGTAGTCTGTAGATGTGTAATTAATGCACAATTCATTTTTTATGCAATACCATACCTTCAAGATATATATAATTAATGCAATGTTGTAGCATGTAGATGTGTAATTAATGCACACGTTAATTTTTTTGTGCAGTGCCATATCTTCCTATCTTCAAGATATATATAATTAATGTAATATTGTAGCATGTAGATGTGCAACTAATGGATACATTCATTTTTTTATGCAGTACCATATCTTCAAGATATATCATATATAGTACAACTAATGTATGTATAACGTGTCAATGTGGAGTTAATGTACACACTCATTGTTCGATGTGATTTCATATCTTCAAGGTATAGCCTATAAATATAGAGTTAATGTGAACATTCATTGTTTGATACAATATCGTATCTTCAAGATATAGAACTAATGTATGATGTAGCCTCTAGAGTGCAATTAATGTACATATTGATTGTTTGACATGGTGTCATATCTTCAAGATATACAACTGATGCATGTGCCCATATCATCATCTCAAACAAGGCTATATAAACCAAGCCATAGCTAACGAAGTCATGTATCACACACATTCACAGAGAAGCCACACAAACAATTATAACATCAAAGGGATAGAGAAGGCTCTAGTGTAGCAGATACAAAAGCCATAGCCATGGCGAAACTCATGTGCTTATGTTTCATCATCCTCACTATTGTGGTAGCCGTGTCGGCTGACGAATGTGAGGGTGACCGACAGGCCATGATCAAGGAGTGTGCTAAGTATCAAAAGTGGCCAGCAAATCCGAAGATAGATCCGTCGGACGCATGTTGCGCCGTGTGGCAAAAGGCAAACATCCCATGCCTTTGCGCTGGTATCACCAAGGAGAAAGAGAAGATATATTGTATGGAGAAGGTTGGCTATGTTGCCAATTTCTGCAAGAAGCCGTTCCCACATGGCTACAAGTGCGGAAGTAAGTGAAATATATTAAGGGAATTTCGATGATCGGCGTTGCATACATGCAGTTTTGATATTTGTTATTCTTCGAATTCACGCGATTTTGATTTTAGTGATGCATATTATATGCTTCTTGTGCTATTCTGATCATATGTTGTGTCAAATTGAATGGTCTTGCAGGTTACACATTCCCTCCTCTGGCGTAGTGACTCTAGTTTAGCTGTGGGAGGAGAATCTTGACTTTTACATTCCATGTGCCTGGCCTCACAATAGCTTTCCTTTCAGATCTGTAATTCATGAGGCTGTGCTCAGAAAATTTTATGTTGAGCACTTTGTATGAGAACGTTTCTGAAACTAATAAAGCCTTCTCCTCAAATTGTCTAAATTATGTTTGTTCATATATCATTTTTTTGGTTGTACTAGGaaatatgcccgtgcattgcaacgggagaaaaacaatctgatTATGCATATGTGGTATAGATACAGACGAACCTAAAGATAAGAATGATATGCAAGTGTGACTTGCAAAAAGTACTAATAATAAAGAACTTTGTTGAGTTTCTGAAATGGAATAAGGAAGAAGTACTCACATACCAGTTAACAGATAACTTCATTACGTATGAAGTAATCAGATAAATGAAGTGGATAATCGAAGTTTCCTCAATTCACAAGAGTTGTGAATGGTTTTTCAAAATTGTGGGAGAAAAGTTcttgccacatttcgagggggagaaagaaatatGAGATATCCATTAATGAAGAATGTGATCGTCTTGGGGAGTACGACGGTCATAATACAAAGAAATATGGGATATCCATTAATGAAGAATGTGATCGGTAGAGTGTTTCTCGTTATAAGGATCGAGATTCACTGAGAAAAGGATAAAAGGGGTATTAGGAGTGTCGCATGGGCATGCTAAGAAAAGTTTCTAAAGTATGCATGCGAGAAAACCTACGCCTGTTCTTATAAGGGTAATGATTTTGGGAACTTCAGTGTTCCAAAAGTCAATACGAAATAGACCAAATGAATATGGTACCATATGCTTCAGTTGTTGGAAGCTTAATGAATGCATATAACATTACCCTGATACAGTTCACGTAACCGGGTTGTTTTGGCAATGTCCAGTCCTGATATAGATCACTAGAATGGAGTCAAAAATATCGGCCTCATGCTAAAAGGAGCAAGTGCTCTCAAAAGGTTGTGAATACAGAAATATAACTTGTGAAATATATAGCGAAATCTACAATTGCCGCTGACTTTCACACTTGGAGTTTTTGTGTGGAAAAACTCTAAAAAATGAATCAATTATCATTAATATGATGTAAAGATAATGTACAGCATGATATGAGGCTGAGGGACAGGCAAAAAGGTTAAAGAAACATGTACCCGGAGTTGATAATGGTTGACATTAGCAATAACCATTAAGTAATTCGCTCCTATGCCAACGAGTCAAGTGTGGTGCCAAACACATTGGAACAAAGTTATACGTTGTTAAGGAGAAAGTCCGAAATTATGTTGAAATGCTTGGAGCATCAAAGCAACAGACAAGTATTTGCGGATCTGCTTAATGAAGGCTTACCACTCAGTGCGTTCAGAGAACACACTGTTGACATGGGTTTATGGTATAGTCTATGTTTTCCGAATAATAAAAGGGCCCAAGGTTAAAGAATCTGTTTCAAAACAGAGGAGTGTGTTATAGGTGTTGATTCTATCAGGAATGAACCGTGATGATGAGACATGCTCTACATGCAAATCTGTGATGGAACGAGTACTTTGAAAAGAGTTATTTCAAAGTATAAAAGTTAAAAGTATATgatgagatcaagggggagaatgttacactactagggaaaaccttatactcaACTCTTTCCTGAGTACGACCATCATGCCTTTAGTAGCCTCCTATGGCCCTTGGAGATCTGGTTTTGGGCTCCGGAATGATTGGGTTCAGGTAAAAGTTGTGATCACTGTTGAGAATAACCTAGTTTCAGTGACAGCAACAAAACAGACAAGGGAGTTTGCCTCCTCCCCTCTGCAAATTGAAGAGCTCTCGGACACACCTGATTTAAACACAATGGTGGTGCAACTGGCTTCTGTTGGTACAATTGTGGATAATGCTCCTGGCTCTGGGGATGAGATTCCTGTGGAATCTCCTCATCTCTTTGGCAATGAGCCATTTGAGGGTCCTACTACTGATGCTCTGGTTAATGTTGGAAATAGCTCTGCAAATGCCCTTGGTGGAACGGGGCCAAATTCTGATGACATAACACGCAAAGGGAAGCTTGCCATGCCTGTATCATCTGTCTCTCTTCGTTCTAGTGCCAGGTCGAACAAATACGACGGTTTCAAAGTCCCAGCCATTACTGACAGCAAGCCAAGATCTTCCAAGATGAAGCCCAGGATCAATCCGTCAGCTCTGCAGTCTAGGGCCCGTTCTGACGAGGATGACAGTTCTGCTGTTCCGCCGCCCACCCCGATTGCCATGCTTCAACTTGTTGGCACAGTCAAATGTGCTATTCCTGCTGCCGAGCTCTCTGGAGAGGTGCTTAATGAAGTTACGGAGGATGCTCTTTCATCCTCATCCAGTGCTTAATCCTTTCTCTTTTATCCATGGTACTTTTGGTGAACTGGAATGTTCTCTGTTGGAACGTCCGTGGTTTAAATTCTGAACCTAAGCAACTTGCTCTGTTTAATGCCATTATGGCTAGTGGTTGTGATGTGGTTTGTCTGCAGGAAACTAAGAAGCACTCTTTTGATAATAAATTTATTAAGTCTTGCTGTCCGCGATGTTTtgataaatttgaatttattcCGGCCCGCGGTGATTCGGGTGGAATTgccacaatttggaatagctcaatTTTCTCTGCCACTGTTGTAGCCTCCAGGGATTTTGCTTTAGTGACTCGCTTCCAATCCACTCAATCAGCACAATCTTGGACCCTTGTGAATGTGTATGGCCCATGTCAAGGTGATGAACGTAGGGACTTCATGCAATGGCTGCTAGACCTTAATATCCCTAACAATGAAGATTGGCTCCTTTTAGGGGATTTTAATTTCATTCGTGGCCCAGATAATCATAATAAGCCAGGGGGAAATATTGGGGATATGATCACCTTCAACGACTTTATCAGGAATCAAAATCTAGTGGAACTATCCATCAAAGCTCGAGCTTACACCTGGAGTAATATGCAGGTGGACCCCCTTTTAGAACAAATTGACTGGTTTTTCACGAGCACCAACTGGACTTCTACTTACCCTAAAACCCTAGTAAAACCTCTTGGCCAGCCAGTCTCCGATCACATCCCTTGTGTGGTTTGCATTGAGACAAACATTCCTCGCTCAAAGATTTTCAGGTTCGAATCGTATTGGGTACATCATCCTGGCTTTTTGGACATGATTTCTAATTCTTGGGCCAAACCAATTCCCTCGACCAACATGGCCACTGTCATCTCCCGCAAGTTTAAACACCTGAGGCGTGATCTGAAAATTTGGAGTAAAGGTATTTCTAAACTATCTATTGCCATTGAACACTCCAACAGGGCTCTCTTCGAACTTGATGAACTTGAAAATAAAAGATGTCTCACCACTCTAGAAACAAATTTTCGTCGCATACTCAAACACCATATTCTGAGGCTTCTTAATTATGAGAAAGAGTATTGGAGGATGAGATGTACTATTAGATGGGTCAAATTTGGCGACAAGCAACCAAAAAATTTTCAAGCGATGGCCTCAGAAAGATATAGGAGAAATAATATTGCTGCTCTCACCACGGATGATGGTTATTGTGTTGAAGATCATGCGGGCAAAGAATCTGTTATTTTTCAAGCTTTCAAAAAAGGCTTGGATCTTCTCAGCAACATGAGATGAAGTTTGATTTAGCCAGATTGATCAAGAAGGTTGAAGACTTGGACCAACTAACTGTGCC encodes:
- the LOC119302009 gene encoding uncharacterized protein LOC119302009 gives rise to the protein MAKLMCLCFIILTIVVAVSADECEGDRQAMIKECAKYQKWPANPKIDPSDACCAVWQKANIPCLCAGITKEKEKIYCMEKVGYVANFCKKPFPHGYKCGSYTFPPLA